One genomic segment of Streptomyces niveus includes these proteins:
- a CDS encoding lysoplasmalogenase, translating to MNERVGGRLAKALLVAFAVAASAELLSVAVDSRTGQLLAKPLLMPLLAAYVATRRGPRPLLAALLLGWGGDVFLLSSDDAAFLAGMGCFAAGHLCYLTLFGRRRTRVDLAVGYGLLLLVTLALLWPGLPAELRLPVAVYSLLLAAMAYRASGLGVLAGAGGALFLLSDTLIATGVAEWPQPPAVDLWIMLTYIAAQALLTAGILTARPRT from the coding sequence GTGAACGAACGCGTGGGCGGGCGGCTCGCGAAGGCGCTCCTGGTGGCCTTCGCCGTCGCCGCGTCCGCCGAACTGCTGTCGGTCGCCGTGGACTCCCGGACCGGTCAACTCCTCGCCAAACCACTGCTGATGCCGCTGCTCGCCGCGTACGTGGCAACCCGGCGCGGACCCCGGCCGCTCCTCGCCGCACTGCTTCTCGGCTGGGGCGGTGACGTCTTCCTGCTCTCGTCGGACGACGCGGCGTTCCTCGCCGGCATGGGCTGCTTCGCCGCCGGCCACCTCTGCTACCTGACGCTCTTCGGCCGCCGCCGCACCCGCGTCGATCTGGCCGTGGGATACGGCCTGCTGCTCCTTGTGACGCTCGCTCTGCTGTGGCCCGGCCTCCCGGCCGAACTGCGCCTCCCCGTCGCCGTGTACAGCCTGCTGCTGGCCGCCATGGCCTACCGGGCGAGCGGCCTGGGCGTGCTCGCCGGCGCGGGCGGCGCGCTCTTCCTGCTCTCCGACACGCTCATCGCCACCGGCGTCGCCGAGTGGCCGCAGCCGCCGGCCGTCGATCTGTGGATCATGCTGACCTACATCGCGGCGCAGGCCCTGCTGACGGCCGGCATCCTCACGGCCCGGCCCCGGACATGA
- a CDS encoding S8 family peptidase — MAHLRSRRRHALALPVGLALIASLGFLPTGSASAAPVDDTAAAVSTDGPKLSYVVNTNGGHSTVKSVKKAIEKAGGTVVIAYDQIGVIVVHSQNPEFGQTIRKVRGVASAGATRTQPLSAQTTTDIKAEQPLSAKEAKAATAKASADQDALEPLQWDLPAIKADKAHQKSLGSSKVTVGVIDTGVDDTHPDLAPNFDRRASVNCVGGTPNTADGAWRPGPGESDHGTHVAGTIAAAKNGTGITGVAPGVKVSGIKVSQPDGFFYTEAVVCGFVWAAEHGVDVTNNSYYTDPWLFNCEDDPDQKALADAVTRATRYAEGKGVVNVAAAGNSDLDLAADELTDTSSPNDTVPGERVIDPKECLDIPSQVSGVVTVSATGAKNLKASYSNYGLGVIDVAAPGGDRTAYQTPEAPAVNGLILSTLPGGGFGYKGGTSMASPHAAGVAALIKSKHPYASPWLVKTLLTAQADATSCTNPYDIDGDGTVDAVCEGGKNKNGFYGAGVVDALDAVRW; from the coding sequence ATGGCTCATCTGAGATCCAGACGGCGGCACGCACTGGCTCTGCCCGTCGGTCTGGCGCTCATCGCCTCGCTCGGCTTCCTGCCGACCGGGTCGGCATCGGCGGCGCCCGTCGACGACACCGCGGCCGCTGTCTCGACGGACGGCCCGAAGCTGTCGTACGTCGTGAACACCAACGGCGGGCACTCCACCGTCAAATCGGTGAAGAAGGCCATCGAGAAGGCCGGCGGGACAGTGGTGATCGCCTATGACCAGATAGGTGTCATCGTCGTCCACTCGCAGAACCCGGAGTTCGGGCAGACGATCCGCAAGGTGCGGGGAGTCGCTTCGGCGGGAGCCACCCGTACGCAGCCGCTGTCGGCCCAGACCACCACGGACATCAAGGCCGAGCAGCCGCTGTCCGCCAAGGAGGCGAAGGCCGCCACGGCGAAGGCGTCCGCGGACCAGGACGCGCTGGAGCCGCTTCAGTGGGACCTGCCGGCCATCAAGGCCGACAAGGCGCACCAGAAGTCGCTCGGCAGCAGCAAGGTCACGGTCGGTGTGATCGACACGGGTGTCGACGACACCCACCCCGATCTCGCGCCGAACTTCGACCGCCGCGCCTCGGTCAACTGTGTGGGCGGTACGCCCAACACGGCGGACGGCGCCTGGCGTCCCGGCCCCGGGGAGAGTGACCACGGCACGCACGTCGCGGGCACGATCGCCGCGGCCAAGAACGGCACCGGTATCACCGGCGTCGCTCCGGGCGTGAAGGTCTCCGGCATCAAGGTGTCGCAGCCCGACGGCTTCTTCTACACCGAAGCGGTCGTCTGCGGCTTCGTCTGGGCCGCCGAGCACGGCGTCGATGTGACGAACAACAGCTATTACACCGACCCGTGGCTGTTCAACTGCGAGGACGACCCGGACCAGAAGGCTCTGGCCGACGCCGTCACGCGGGCGACCCGGTACGCCGAGGGCAAGGGCGTCGTGAACGTCGCCGCCGCCGGCAACTCCGATCTGGATCTGGCCGCCGACGAGCTGACGGACACCTCCAGCCCGAACGACACCGTTCCCGGCGAGCGTGTGATCGACCCCAAGGAGTGCCTGGACATCCCGTCCCAGGTGTCCGGTGTCGTCACGGTCTCCGCGACCGGTGCGAAGAACCTGAAGGCGTCGTACTCCAACTACGGTCTCGGCGTCATCGACGTCGCCGCTCCCGGCGGCGACCGTACGGCGTACCAGACGCCGGAGGCGCCCGCCGTCAACGGTCTGATCCTGAGCACGCTGCCCGGTGGTGGCTTCGGCTACAAGGGCGGTACGTCGATGGCGTCGCCGCACGCGGCCGGTGTCGCGGCGCTGATCAAGTCGAAGCACCCGTACGCCTCGCCGTGGCTGGTGAAGACGTTGCTGACAGCCCAGGCCGACGCGACGTCGTGCACCAACCCGTACGACATCGACGGTGACGGCACCGTCGACGCGGTGTGCGAGGGCGGCAAGAACAAGAACGGCTTCTACGGAGCCGGCGTGGTCGACGCGCTGGACGCCGTCCGCTGGTAA
- a CDS encoding DUF485 domain-containing protein, with the protein MATDGPPPPGDSDTSTPAQPTTAQFVQVQESPEFGELRRTYRSFAFPLTVAFIAWYLLYVLLSNYAGGFMGTKLFGNINVAFVFGLGQFVTTFLIAWLYSKFASQKLDPKGAAIKSRMEADL; encoded by the coding sequence GTGGCTACCGATGGACCGCCGCCCCCGGGCGATTCGGACACCAGCACCCCCGCCCAGCCCACGACAGCCCAGTTCGTCCAGGTCCAGGAGAGCCCGGAATTCGGTGAACTGCGCCGTACCTACCGCTCCTTCGCCTTCCCCCTGACCGTTGCCTTCATCGCCTGGTACCTGCTGTACGTCCTGCTGTCCAACTACGCCGGCGGCTTCATGGGCACCAAGCTCTTCGGCAACATCAACGTCGCCTTCGTCTTCGGCCTCGGTCAGTTCGTCACCACCTTCCTCATCGCCTGGCTCTACTCGAAGTTCGCATCGCAGAAGCTCGACCCCAAGGGCGCGGCGATCAAGTCCCGTATGGAGGCCGACCTGTGA
- a CDS encoding cation acetate symporter, whose product MQLSQAAGIQLANSDASEHRPLIITLFALFVIATLVITVWAGRQTKSAADFYAGGRQFTAFQNGLAVSGDYMSAASFLGIAGAIALFGYDGFLYSIGFLVAWLVALLLVAEPLRNSGRYTMGDVLAYRMRQRPVRTAAGASTIVVSIFYLLAQMAGAGVLVSLLLGITSDAGKILIVALVGILMIVYVTIGGMKGTTWVQMVKAVLLIAGTLLITFLVLLKFNFNVSDLLGSAASNSGKGAAFLEPGLKYGLTETSKLDFISLGIALVLGTAGLPHILIRFYTVPTAKAARKSVNWAIGIIGGFYLMTIALGFGAAALLTPKEITDSNPAGNTAAPLLAMEIGGGGDSTGGAILLAIISAVAFATILAVVAGLTLASSSSFAHDIYANVIRRGKATEKEEVRAARYATVAIGIVSIALGALARDLNVAGLVALAFAVAASANLPTLLYSLFWKRFTTTGALWSIYGGLSSSVLLVLFSPVVSSKPSSMFPDVDFAFFPLENPGLISIPLGFLLGWLGSLLSKEEPDVKKYAELEVKSLTGTGAH is encoded by the coding sequence ATCCAGCTGAGTCAGGCCGCCGGAATCCAGCTCGCCAACTCCGACGCCAGCGAGCACCGGCCGCTGATCATCACGCTCTTCGCCCTGTTCGTCATCGCCACCCTCGTCATCACCGTGTGGGCCGGCCGGCAGACCAAGAGCGCCGCCGACTTCTACGCGGGCGGACGGCAGTTCACCGCCTTCCAGAACGGACTCGCGGTCTCCGGCGACTACATGTCCGCCGCTTCCTTCCTCGGAATCGCCGGCGCCATCGCCCTGTTCGGATACGACGGCTTCCTCTACTCCATCGGCTTCCTCGTCGCCTGGCTCGTCGCGCTGCTGCTGGTCGCCGAACCGCTGCGCAACTCCGGCCGCTACACGATGGGCGACGTCCTCGCCTACCGGATGCGCCAGCGCCCCGTCCGTACGGCCGCCGGCGCCTCCACCATCGTCGTCTCGATCTTCTACCTGCTCGCGCAGATGGCGGGCGCGGGCGTCCTCGTCTCCCTGCTGCTCGGCATCACCAGCGACGCCGGCAAGATCCTGATCGTCGCCCTCGTCGGCATCCTGATGATCGTGTACGTCACCATCGGCGGCATGAAGGGCACCACCTGGGTCCAGATGGTCAAGGCCGTCCTGCTCATCGCGGGCACCCTGCTCATCACCTTCCTGGTGCTGCTCAAGTTCAACTTCAACGTCTCCGACCTGCTCGGCAGCGCCGCCTCCAACAGCGGCAAGGGCGCGGCCTTCCTGGAGCCCGGACTCAAGTACGGCCTCACCGAGACCTCGAAGCTCGACTTCATCTCCCTGGGCATCGCGCTCGTCCTCGGCACCGCCGGTCTGCCGCACATCCTGATCCGCTTCTACACGGTGCCCACGGCCAAGGCCGCCCGTAAGTCCGTCAACTGGGCCATCGGCATCATCGGCGGCTTCTACCTGATGACCATCGCCCTGGGCTTCGGCGCCGCGGCGCTGCTCACTCCCAAGGAGATCACCGATTCCAACCCGGCGGGCAATACCGCCGCGCCACTGCTCGCCATGGAGATCGGCGGCGGCGGGGACTCCACCGGCGGCGCCATCCTGCTCGCCATCATCTCCGCGGTCGCCTTCGCCACCATCCTCGCGGTCGTGGCCGGTCTGACACTGGCGTCCTCGTCGTCGTTCGCGCACGACATCTACGCCAACGTCATCCGCCGCGGCAAGGCCACCGAGAAGGAGGAGGTGCGCGCGGCGCGCTACGCGACCGTCGCCATCGGTATCGTCTCCATCGCGCTCGGCGCCCTCGCCCGCGACCTGAACGTCGCCGGTCTGGTGGCCCTCGCCTTCGCGGTCGCCGCCTCCGCCAACCTGCCGACCCTTCTCTACAGCCTCTTCTGGAAGAGGTTCACGACGACGGGCGCGCTCTGGTCGATCTACGGCGGTCTGTCCTCGTCCGTCCTGCTGGTGCTGTTCTCCCCGGTCGTCTCCAGCAAGCCCAGCTCGATGTTCCCGGACGTCGATTTCGCGTTCTTCCCGCTGGAGAATCCCGGCCTGATCTCGATCCCGCTGGGCTTCCTGCTCGGCTG